A window of Panicum virgatum strain AP13 chromosome 8K, P.virgatum_v5, whole genome shotgun sequence contains these coding sequences:
- the LOC120646460 gene encoding formin-like protein 6, with protein MERGPGPPHTAGEDTATPLVEGASGRICWTRAAATPPRCSSRGVLAAPPQPAWLPSLPARLALHALLVPPPCWARTPSLRRSSNSSGRRALPAPPHAAVLLGPRAWPPPDLCLHRPRASPVRHALPVPPQAAALLGLHARPPLDPCLHWSSAAPCRRALPAPPQAAGSVPPPAKRCAGLLRPSSVAASRRRGCWRHVEGGRRLGLLDEVDVFIYAWVWAGLNGLVG; from the coding sequence ATGGAAAGGGGACCGGGACCGCCGCACACCGCCGGAGAGGACACCGCCACGCCACTGGTGGAGGGCGCCAGTGGCCGGATCTGCTGGACCCGAGCTGCTGCCACTCCACCCCGCTGCTCCTCGCGTGGCGtccttgccgcgccgccgcagccggcttGGCTGCCCTCCCTTCCCGCGCGCCTCGCGTTGCATGCCCTGCTCGTGCCGCCGCCCTGCTGGGCCCGCACGCCCAGCCTCCGCCGGTCGAGCAACTCGTCAGGTCGCCGCGCccttccagcgccgccgcatgcCGCCGTCCTGTTGGGCCCacgcgcctggccgccgccggatctgtGCCTCCACCGGCCGAGAGCGTCGCCGGTTCGCCACGCCCTGCCAGTGCCGCCACAAGCAGCCGCCCTGCTGGGCCTGCACGCCCGGCCGCCGCTGGATCCGTGCCTCCACTGGTCGAgcgccgcgccgtgccgccgcgcccttccagcgccgccgcaagccgccggATCTGTGCCTCCGCCGGCCAAGCGCTGCGCCGGGCTGCTGCGCCCTTCCAGCGTCGCCGCAAGCCGCCGGCGGGGGTGCTGGAGGCATGTTGAGGGGGGGAGGAGATTAGGGTTATTGGATGAGGTGGATGTATTTATATATGCCTGGGTCTGGGCTGGGCTCAATGGGCTGGTTGGTTGA
- the LOC120643432 gene encoding transcription factor WRKY19-like isoform X3: protein MMISRRPAAALKAEQQPPAPSSSCCDGRRRRPRGSKRGRPQDDDSKSYNGGEQHLEPPRHKSCKTRKQQNKQRRQKMSGGGGGTSSLVTSVPDFDGYQWRKYGQKQIEGAIYARSYYRCTRSAEQGCPAKRTVQRNDGGGGAAAPKYTVVYMGEHTCTPNDDSMEAPPVILETTAVVPAVIKSTNNRRTPQDHHHDDTVPLLLLVSPQHHHQAALIVLAAPAPITPLPPGLMSLRRSRTTSPTGAGCSASMTAGPQQRLLRCRRWKKIISPDQSGHRCTSPQRMLVGRLMTITCCCSS, encoded by the exons ATGATGATCAGTCGTcgtccggcggcggcactgAAGGCGGAACAGCAGCCTCCAGCGCCGTCGTCGTCATGCTGCGATGGGagacggcggcgcccgcgggggAGCAAGAGAGGCCGGCCTCAAGACGACGACAGCAAGTCGTACAATGGCGGCGAACAACACCTGGAGCCTCCTCGTCATAAATCCTGCAAAACAAG GAAGCAGCAGAATAAGCAACGGCGGCAGAagatgagcggcggcggcggcggcacgtcgTCTCTCGTGACATCCGTGCCCGATTTCGATGGGTACCAATGGAGGAAGTACGGCCAGAAGCAAATCGAAGGTGCCATCTACGCTAG GAGTTACTACAGGTGCACCCGGAGCGCGGAGCAAGGCTGCCCGGCCAAACGGACGGTGCAGCgcaacgacggcggcggcggagctgcggcCCCAAAGTACACGGTGGTGTACATGGGGGAGCACACCTGCACGCCCAACGACGATTCCATGGAGGCGCCGCCGGTCATCCTCGAGACCACCGCCGTCGTCCCTGCAGTTATTAAGAGCACCAATAACAGGAGAACCCCTCAAGATCATCATCATGACGACACCGTACCATTACTATTACTAGTGTCGCCCCAACATCATCATCAGGCGGCTCTTATTGTTCTAGCAGCCCCAGCACCAATAACACCGTTACCGCCGGGATTGATGAGTCTCCGGCGTTCTCGGACGACATCACCTACTGGAGCAGGTTGTTCGGCGTCCATGACAGCTGGGCCCCAGCAACGGCTGCTGCGTTGCAGGAGATGGAAGAAGATTATTTCACCGGACCAATCCGGTCACCGGTGCACATCGCCGCAGCGGATGCTTGTTGGACGATTGATGACCATCacttgctgctgcagcagctag
- the LOC120646459 gene encoding uncharacterized protein LOC120646459, with the protein MMLMMESMRSQQELLMQLRALVLPLLHGVHDTSADIAAQLFDDVIGCNVSVASMLEGCLIMSTTGDDDDGPAVELVVDDKSKKSSLARKRNSTITGDRTTDQEQAKPNNSAGQKRRNYYRCAYRERNCSATKTIEQQEQNNAGTSSAIAGVENAKYTVVYYGDHTCKDHNISMVQAPQQQPVNMDLQNGEMAQATANVQEPETDLDLPALLEVFDNSLVEWDDGKM; encoded by the exons atgatgttgatgatggaGAGCATGAGGAGTCAACAGGAGCTTCTGATGCAGCTCCGAGCGCTCGTCCTCCCCCTGCTCCACGGTGTCCATGATACCTCGGCTGACATCGCCGCCCAGCTCTTTGACGACGTGATCGGCTGCAACGTCAGCGTGGCATCTATGCTTGAAGGGTGCCTCATCATGAGTACGaccggagatgatgatgatggaccAGCTGTAGAGCTCGTCGTCGACGACAAGTCGAAGAAGTCGTCGTTGGCGAGGAAGAGGAACAGTACTATTACTGGTGACAGGACGACGGATCAGGAACAAGCCAAGCCTAATAATAGCGCTGGTCAAAAGAGAAG GAACTATTACAGATGTGCCTACAGAGAAAGGAACTGCTCAGCAACCAAGACAATTGAGCAACAGGAACAAAATAATGCCGGTACCAGTAGTGCCATTGCTGGAGTGGAAAACGCCAAGTACACTGTTGTGTACTATGGAGATCACACTTGCAAGGACCATAACATCAGCATGGTCCAGGCACCCCAGCAGCAGCCTGTTAATATGGATCTTCAAAACGGGGAAATGGCTCAAGCAACAGCAAATGTTCAAGAGCCTGAGACAGACTTGGACTTGCCAGCTTTACTAGAGGTGTTTGACAACTCTCTCGTTGAATGGGATGACGGGAAGATGTGA
- the LOC120643432 gene encoding probable WRKY transcription factor 70 isoform X2 — MMISRRPAAALKAEQQPPAPSSSCCDGRRRRPRGSKRGRPQDDDSKSYNGGEQHLEPPRHKSCKTSRKQQNKQRRQKMSGGGGGTSSLVTSVPDFDGYQWRKYGQKQIEGAIYARSYYRCTRSAEQGCPAKRTVQRNDGGGGAAAPKYTVVYMGEHTCTPNDDSMEAPPVILETTAVVPAVIKSTNNRRTPQDHHHDDTVPLLLLVSPQHHHQAALIVLAAPAPITPLPPGLMSLRRSRTTSPTGAGCSASMTAGPQQRLLRCRRWKKIISPDQSGHRCTSPQRMLVGRLMTITCCCSS; from the exons ATGATGATCAGTCGTcgtccggcggcggcactgAAGGCGGAACAGCAGCCTCCAGCGCCGTCGTCGTCATGCTGCGATGGGagacggcggcgcccgcgggggAGCAAGAGAGGCCGGCCTCAAGACGACGACAGCAAGTCGTACAATGGCGGCGAACAACACCTGGAGCCTCCTCGTCATAAATCCTGCAAAACAAG CAGGAAGCAGCAGAATAAGCAACGGCGGCAGAagatgagcggcggcggcggcggcacgtcgTCTCTCGTGACATCCGTGCCCGATTTCGATGGGTACCAATGGAGGAAGTACGGCCAGAAGCAAATCGAAGGTGCCATCTACGCTAG GAGTTACTACAGGTGCACCCGGAGCGCGGAGCAAGGCTGCCCGGCCAAACGGACGGTGCAGCgcaacgacggcggcggcggagctgcggcCCCAAAGTACACGGTGGTGTACATGGGGGAGCACACCTGCACGCCCAACGACGATTCCATGGAGGCGCCGCCGGTCATCCTCGAGACCACCGCCGTCGTCCCTGCAGTTATTAAGAGCACCAATAACAGGAGAACCCCTCAAGATCATCATCATGACGACACCGTACCATTACTATTACTAGTGTCGCCCCAACATCATCATCAGGCGGCTCTTATTGTTCTAGCAGCCCCAGCACCAATAACACCGTTACCGCCGGGATTGATGAGTCTCCGGCGTTCTCGGACGACATCACCTACTGGAGCAGGTTGTTCGGCGTCCATGACAGCTGGGCCCCAGCAACGGCTGCTGCGTTGCAGGAGATGGAAGAAGATTATTTCACCGGACCAATCCGGTCACCGGTGCACATCGCCGCAGCGGATGCTTGTTGGACGATTGATGACCATCacttgctgctgcagcagctag
- the LOC120643432 gene encoding probable WRKY transcription factor 47 isoform X1 yields MMISRRPAAALKAEQQPPAPSSSCCDGRRRRPRGSKRGRPQDDDSKSYNGGEQHLEPPRHKSCKTSCSRKQQNKQRRQKMSGGGGGTSSLVTSVPDFDGYQWRKYGQKQIEGAIYARSYYRCTRSAEQGCPAKRTVQRNDGGGGAAAPKYTVVYMGEHTCTPNDDSMEAPPVILETTAVVPAVIKSTNNRRTPQDHHHDDTVPLLLLVSPQHHHQAALIVLAAPAPITPLPPGLMSLRRSRTTSPTGAGCSASMTAGPQQRLLRCRRWKKIISPDQSGHRCTSPQRMLVGRLMTITCCCSS; encoded by the exons ATGATGATCAGTCGTcgtccggcggcggcactgAAGGCGGAACAGCAGCCTCCAGCGCCGTCGTCGTCATGCTGCGATGGGagacggcggcgcccgcgggggAGCAAGAGAGGCCGGCCTCAAGACGACGACAGCAAGTCGTACAATGGCGGCGAACAACACCTGGAGCCTCCTCGTCATAAATCCTGCAAAACAAG CTGCAGCAGGAAGCAGCAGAATAAGCAACGGCGGCAGAagatgagcggcggcggcggcggcacgtcgTCTCTCGTGACATCCGTGCCCGATTTCGATGGGTACCAATGGAGGAAGTACGGCCAGAAGCAAATCGAAGGTGCCATCTACGCTAG GAGTTACTACAGGTGCACCCGGAGCGCGGAGCAAGGCTGCCCGGCCAAACGGACGGTGCAGCgcaacgacggcggcggcggagctgcggcCCCAAAGTACACGGTGGTGTACATGGGGGAGCACACCTGCACGCCCAACGACGATTCCATGGAGGCGCCGCCGGTCATCCTCGAGACCACCGCCGTCGTCCCTGCAGTTATTAAGAGCACCAATAACAGGAGAACCCCTCAAGATCATCATCATGACGACACCGTACCATTACTATTACTAGTGTCGCCCCAACATCATCATCAGGCGGCTCTTATTGTTCTAGCAGCCCCAGCACCAATAACACCGTTACCGCCGGGATTGATGAGTCTCCGGCGTTCTCGGACGACATCACCTACTGGAGCAGGTTGTTCGGCGTCCATGACAGCTGGGCCCCAGCAACGGCTGCTGCGTTGCAGGAGATGGAAGAAGATTATTTCACCGGACCAATCCGGTCACCGGTGCACATCGCCGCAGCGGATGCTTGTTGGACGATTGATGACCATCacttgctgctgcagcagctag